In Streptomyces longhuiensis, the following proteins share a genomic window:
- a CDS encoding ABC transporter permease: MSAAASASPTPTSQNPPDLPHEAPGTSGRKKASGTKGTPGRKGRKPADRRSLRERLRQDRTLLLLCVPGILYFAVFFYLPLAGNSIAFQDYQPYLGFKGSPLVGWDNFKALLEQPEFWTAVWNTLKISAVQLILYFPAPIALALFLNSLISNKTRRLMQTVVYLPHFLSWVVVVGMFQQVFGGAGTVTSYLNDHGVHVGNIMNNPDTFIYLITSQSVWKDAGWGAIIFLAAMASIDTSLYESAAMDGAGWLRRMWHITLPGIRPVMIMLLILRLGDILSVGFEQILLQRDNVGRDASEVLDTYVYFHGVVDGDWGMSTAAGLMKGVIGFVMIVLANKFAHRLGEQGVYQ, translated from the coding sequence GTGTCGGCCGCTGCGTCCGCATCGCCCACGCCCACATCGCAAAACCCCCCCGACCTACCGCACGAGGCACCCGGAACGTCGGGCAGGAAGAAGGCGTCCGGCACGAAGGGGACGCCGGGCAGGAAGGGGCGCAAGCCCGCCGACCGGCGGAGCCTGCGCGAGCGTCTGAGGCAGGACCGCACCCTGCTCCTGCTGTGTGTGCCGGGCATCCTCTACTTCGCGGTGTTCTTCTACCTCCCGCTCGCGGGCAACAGCATCGCCTTCCAGGACTACCAGCCCTACCTCGGCTTCAAGGGCAGCCCGCTGGTCGGCTGGGACAACTTCAAGGCCCTGCTGGAACAGCCGGAGTTCTGGACGGCCGTCTGGAACACGCTGAAGATCAGCGCCGTCCAGCTGATCCTCTACTTCCCCGCGCCGATCGCCCTCGCGCTCTTCCTCAACTCGCTGATCAGCAACAAGACCCGCCGCCTCATGCAGACGGTCGTCTACCTGCCGCATTTCCTGTCGTGGGTCGTCGTCGTCGGCATGTTCCAGCAGGTCTTCGGCGGCGCGGGCACGGTCACCAGCTACCTGAACGACCACGGCGTGCACGTCGGCAACATCATGAACAACCCCGACACGTTCATCTACCTGATCACCTCCCAGAGCGTCTGGAAGGACGCCGGCTGGGGAGCGATCATCTTCCTCGCCGCGATGGCCTCCATCGACACCTCGCTCTACGAGTCGGCGGCGATGGACGGAGCGGGCTGGCTGCGCCGCATGTGGCACATCACGCTGCCCGGCATCAGGCCCGTGATGATCATGCTGCTCATCCTGCGCCTCGGCGACATCCTGTCGGTCGGCTTCGAGCAGATCCTCCTCCAGCGCGACAACGTCGGCCGGGACGCCTCCGAAGTCCTCGACACCTACGTCTACTTCCACGGCGTCGTCGACGGCGACTGGGGCATGTCCACCGCCGCCGGCCTGATGAAGGGCGTCATCGGCTTCGTCATGATCGTCCTCGCCAACAAGTTCGCGCACCGCCTCGGCGAGCAGGGGGTCTACCAGTGA
- a CDS encoding carbohydrate ABC transporter permease: MEQPNPAAQTLKFIVIVAMIVAVGYPFLLAIGTSLSSKAELAANGGYVLFPTHPTLEAYRVVLSGGVITRAAIVSVGVTVIGTALSLLCTIALAYGLSRPRTFAGKPLLLIVVGTFLFTPGIIPNYLVVQELGLLDTYGAMIAPILLNAFNIIVVRAFFQGIPDELHEAARLDGAGELTILCRIVLPLSKAVIAVVGMFYAVTYWNSFFNAMLYINDPDKLPLQVVLRSYVLQGDTFNAKALGVSVLPASTALSMAVLILAVLPIIAVYPFLQKYFVKGVLTGAIKA; this comes from the coding sequence ATGGAACAGCCCAACCCGGCGGCCCAGACGCTGAAGTTCATCGTCATCGTCGCGATGATCGTGGCGGTCGGCTACCCGTTCCTGCTCGCCATCGGCACCAGCCTCTCCTCCAAGGCCGAACTCGCCGCGAACGGCGGCTACGTGCTGTTCCCGACGCACCCCACGCTCGAGGCGTACCGGGTGGTCCTGTCCGGCGGCGTCATCACCCGCGCCGCCATAGTGAGCGTCGGAGTCACCGTCATCGGCACGGCGCTCAGCCTGCTCTGCACGATCGCGCTCGCCTACGGCCTGTCCCGGCCGCGGACCTTCGCGGGCAAGCCGCTGCTCCTGATCGTCGTCGGCACGTTCCTGTTCACGCCCGGCATCATCCCCAACTACCTGGTGGTGCAGGAGCTGGGACTGCTCGACACCTACGGGGCGATGATCGCGCCGATCCTGCTCAACGCGTTCAACATCATCGTGGTCCGGGCGTTCTTCCAGGGCATTCCCGACGAGCTGCACGAGGCGGCCCGCCTCGACGGCGCCGGTGAACTCACCATCCTGTGCCGGATCGTGCTTCCCCTGTCGAAGGCCGTCATCGCCGTGGTCGGCATGTTCTACGCGGTGACGTACTGGAACAGCTTCTTCAACGCGATGCTCTACATCAACGACCCGGACAAGCTGCCGCTCCAGGTGGTGCTGCGCAGCTATGTCCTCCAGGGCGACACCTTCAACGCGAAGGCGCTCGGCGTGAGCGTGCTGCCCGCCAGCACGGCCCTGTCGATGGCCGTGCTCATCCTCGCGGTCCTGCCGATCATCGCGGTCTACCCGTTCCTCCAGAAGTACTTCGTCAAGGGCGTTCTCACCGGCGCCATCAAGGCCTGA